A region of Maridesulfovibrio sp. DNA encodes the following proteins:
- the uvrC gene encoding excinuclease ABC subunit UvrC, with protein MSFEFKSVDFPALPGVYLMKDSAGRIIYVGKARELRKRLASYFRAMHKHTPKTRVLVSKIHSIDTLVTGTEKEALLLEASLIKKHRPRYNVVLRDDKQYVLFQLDKKSEFPRLRMTRKVIRDGSVYFGPYTSSYFARETWKVLGKVFPLRKCSDSAFRNRVRPCLYHDIGQCLGPCVNVVPRQDYMNLVHQVEMLLSGKSGDLIGSLRRQMEEASDALEFEQAAKFRDQIKAIQKTVEKQSVVLNERSDIDVIALAESSQGVGLGLLFIRKGRLLDKKHFYWPGLSLEDGEEVLHSFVSQFYSSTKFIPPKLFVPFEFDMQGAAELLSERSKTTVRIVTPHSGEEKRLLEIARKNAALGLKEKEKSNNNILDLLAGKLKLSGSPQRIECIDASHLGGEGMRVGMVVFEEAKPEKSQYRTYAFPELEHSSDDYAALYHWVLKRIDSGPPWADLILIDGGKGQLASVEKAFAENWKYDEPIPHLASIAKGPTRKAGELEDRIFRPGRKNHLPLKGGSPELLYLQRVRDEAHRFVIGRQRKSRKKKVLQSEVLSLPGIGPKTARLLWDEFGSVQKMKEASVEELSSVQGIGKKRAQQIFDAFKAV; from the coding sequence ATGAGTTTTGAGTTCAAAAGTGTCGATTTCCCGGCATTGCCCGGTGTGTATCTTATGAAGGATTCTGCGGGCCGGATTATATATGTAGGAAAGGCCCGTGAATTACGCAAAAGGCTGGCATCCTATTTTCGGGCTATGCATAAGCATACGCCCAAGACCAGAGTGCTGGTTTCGAAGATACATTCCATCGATACCCTTGTTACCGGGACTGAGAAAGAAGCGTTGCTGCTTGAAGCAAGCCTGATCAAAAAACACAGGCCGCGCTATAATGTAGTCCTCCGTGATGACAAGCAGTATGTGCTTTTCCAACTGGACAAGAAGTCGGAATTTCCCCGGCTGCGTATGACCCGCAAAGTGATTCGTGATGGGTCAGTTTATTTCGGTCCGTACACATCCAGCTATTTTGCCCGCGAAACATGGAAGGTGCTCGGCAAGGTTTTTCCATTGCGTAAATGCTCGGATTCAGCTTTCCGCAACCGGGTTCGCCCCTGCCTCTACCATGACATCGGCCAGTGCCTCGGGCCTTGTGTGAATGTTGTTCCAAGGCAGGATTACATGAATCTGGTGCATCAGGTGGAGATGCTGCTTTCAGGTAAGTCCGGAGATTTGATCGGCTCACTGCGCCGCCAGATGGAAGAAGCTTCCGATGCCTTGGAATTCGAACAGGCCGCGAAGTTTCGGGACCAGATCAAGGCCATTCAGAAAACCGTGGAAAAACAGTCTGTGGTACTTAATGAACGCTCTGATATTGATGTGATCGCTTTGGCGGAATCTTCGCAGGGAGTTGGTCTTGGACTGCTCTTCATCAGAAAAGGGCGCTTGCTGGACAAGAAACATTTCTACTGGCCGGGCCTCAGTCTTGAGGATGGAGAGGAAGTGCTGCACAGTTTTGTCTCACAGTTTTATTCCTCAACTAAATTTATTCCGCCCAAACTTTTTGTGCCTTTTGAATTCGATATGCAGGGGGCGGCAGAATTGCTTAGTGAACGGAGCAAAACCACTGTACGCATCGTGACTCCCCATAGTGGTGAGGAAAAACGATTGTTGGAAATAGCCCGAAAAAATGCCGCGTTGGGCCTCAAAGAAAAGGAAAAAAGCAACAATAATATCCTCGATCTGCTGGCCGGAAAGCTGAAACTTTCCGGTTCTCCGCAGCGCATAGAATGTATTGATGCCTCACATCTCGGCGGAGAGGGCATGCGTGTGGGTATGGTTGTATTTGAGGAAGCCAAACCGGAAAAATCACAATACCGGACCTACGCTTTCCCGGAATTGGAGCATTCCTCGGATGATTATGCCGCGTTATATCATTGGGTGCTCAAGCGCATAGATTCAGGACCGCCGTGGGCCGACCTTATATTAATAGATGGTGGTAAGGGGCAGCTTGCTTCAGTTGAAAAGGCTTTTGCCGAGAATTGGAAATATGATGAACCGATTCCGCATCTGGCTTCCATAGCAAAGGGGCCGACCCGTAAAGCCGGGGAGCTTGAAGACCGTATCTTTAGGCCCGGCCGTAAGAACCATTTGCCGCTCAAAGGCGGAAGCCCTGAACTTCTCTACCTGCAGCGCGTACGTGACGAAGCACACCGTTTTGTCATCGGCAGGCAGCGTAAGTCGCGCAAGAAGAAGGTTTTGCAAAGTGAAGTCCTTTCCCTGCCCGGAATCGGCCCCAAGACAGCCCGTTTGCTTTGGGATGAATTCGGATCAGTGCAAAAAATGAAAGAGGCTTCCGTGGAAGAACTCTCAAGTGTACAGGGGATTGGGAAAAAGCGCGCCCAGCAGATATTTGACGCTTTCAAGGCAGTTTAG
- a CDS encoding tetratricopeptide repeat protein, which translates to MSFLSVFKKKRMTASDNRAPSYSSGAGKGKSGLADTRAAIDELSKVVKDTPEAVEIYLALGNLYRSQGEIERAAQIRNSLIVRPGLDPAIKARALYELGRDFSRGGFLDRAIHAFEKAREIVGDSPEILTELAELAAGGREFEKAAAFYSMLNQPVQEAHYLARLAEDYTSEGEDAAAQRTLKKALKISSSSVESWLLVLTRLKQEGSLDKFKKKFNTALAQVPKHLTFVLVEGILAESLVFGDTPILKKEQNNDRNYPFYEVMVEEISHSDPDVIMHYYGSRLLQLCGKQEEAGVWLEKTLMLNQNFWLARLELFDIAQDQQRLTSSFKNQLDFFVNVARKVQRFTCSSCGLKRDRIFFNCPRCRSWHSISFRKELNQ; encoded by the coding sequence GTGTCCTTTTTAAGCGTATTTAAAAAGAAGAGAATGACGGCGTCCGATAATCGGGCGCCGTCTTATTCGTCCGGGGCCGGAAAAGGCAAGTCCGGACTGGCTGATACCCGCGCAGCTATTGATGAACTCAGCAAAGTTGTAAAGGACACTCCCGAGGCGGTGGAAATATACCTCGCTCTGGGCAACCTCTACCGTTCGCAGGGCGAAATAGAACGTGCTGCCCAGATCAGAAACAGCCTTATAGTACGTCCCGGTCTGGACCCGGCCATCAAGGCCCGCGCTCTTTATGAACTGGGACGAGATTTCAGTCGTGGCGGTTTTCTGGACCGTGCAATTCATGCCTTTGAGAAAGCCCGTGAAATAGTAGGCGATTCCCCTGAAATCCTGACCGAGTTGGCGGAATTGGCCGCCGGGGGACGCGAATTTGAAAAAGCCGCAGCTTTTTATTCAATGCTGAACCAGCCAGTGCAAGAAGCGCATTACCTTGCCCGCCTTGCAGAAGATTATACATCTGAAGGCGAAGATGCTGCCGCACAGCGCACCTTGAAAAAAGCCCTTAAAATTTCATCAAGTTCAGTTGAGTCCTGGCTTCTGGTGCTGACCAGATTGAAGCAGGAGGGATCACTGGACAAATTCAAAAAAAAGTTCAACACCGCGCTTGCGCAGGTTCCAAAACATTTAACCTTTGTTCTTGTGGAAGGCATTCTGGCTGAATCTCTTGTCTTCGGTGATACCCCGATCCTCAAAAAAGAACAGAATAATGATCGCAACTATCCTTTTTATGAAGTGATGGTTGAAGAAATTTCTCACTCAGACCCCGATGTGATCATGCACTATTATGGTTCGCGCCTCCTGCAGCTTTGTGGTAAACAGGAAGAAGCCGGGGTCTGGCTTGAAAAGACACTCATGCTCAATCAGAATTTCTGGCTGGCAAGACTTGAGCTGTTTGATATCGCACAGGACCAGCAGAGATTGACTTCCTCTTTTAAAAACCAGCTTGATTTTTTCGTAAATGTCGCGAGGAAAGTGCAAAGGTTCACTTGTTCCAGTTGCGGTCTCAAGCGGGATAGAATATTTTTCAATTGCCCACGGTGCCGCAGTTGGCATTCAATTTCGTTCCGTAAAGAACTGAACCAGTAA
- the hisD gene encoding histidinol dehydrogenase: MPCRDINYSGQQDWPEIKKWLELRVNPDSKVDSIVKDILSRVKSEGDQALVDYTRQFDCPDFTHHMLKVGTDQRRLAYTEIESQDLEIIEEAIRNIRDFHRRQVEESWWTTGEDGTILGQLVRPVDRVGLYVPGGQGGETPLISSMIMNAVPAQVAGVKEIAVISPPRKDGTLNPYILATAQELGINEIYTSGSAWAIGALAYGTETIPPCDVIAGPGNIFVATAKGQLVGEVGIDMIAGPSEVAILADGNSDPAWIAADLLSQAEHDPLASSILVTWDDELGLKVKYELKKQADLLPRGEIALKSLEDWGAIVKVPNLEVGIDFVNRMAPEHLELAFEEPWGAIGRIKHAGAIFMGHFTPEPVGDYFAGPNHVLPTVGTARFSSALSVQTFTKKTSLIYTDKSYVDRHGAKIARLARLEGLEAHARSVETRLKN, encoded by the coding sequence ATGCCTTGCAGAGACATTAATTATTCCGGACAGCAGGACTGGCCGGAAATCAAAAAATGGCTTGAACTCCGGGTCAACCCTGACAGCAAAGTAGACTCCATTGTCAAAGACATCCTATCTAGAGTTAAGTCCGAGGGGGATCAGGCCCTTGTAGACTATACCAGACAGTTCGACTGCCCTGATTTCACCCACCATATGCTCAAAGTCGGCACCGACCAGCGTCGCCTTGCCTATACCGAAATTGAATCACAGGACCTTGAGATAATCGAGGAAGCAATTCGCAACATCAGAGATTTCCACCGCAGACAGGTAGAAGAATCATGGTGGACCACAGGAGAGGACGGAACCATCCTCGGCCAGCTGGTTCGCCCGGTTGACCGGGTAGGTCTGTATGTTCCCGGCGGACAGGGCGGAGAAACACCCCTTATTTCCAGCATGATCATGAACGCAGTCCCCGCTCAGGTAGCCGGGGTCAAGGAAATCGCGGTAATCTCCCCTCCCCGCAAAGACGGAACTCTTAACCCGTATATCCTCGCCACAGCTCAGGAACTGGGAATCAACGAAATTTACACATCCGGCTCCGCATGGGCTATCGGTGCTCTAGCTTACGGAACTGAAACAATCCCCCCCTGTGACGTCATTGCAGGACCGGGCAACATCTTTGTAGCCACAGCCAAAGGCCAGCTGGTGGGCGAGGTCGGTATCGACATGATTGCCGGCCCCAGTGAAGTAGCCATTCTTGCGGACGGTAATTCCGATCCGGCATGGATAGCCGCCGACCTCCTTTCACAGGCTGAACACGACCCCCTTGCTTCCTCCATCCTTGTAACATGGGATGACGAACTGGGACTCAAGGTAAAGTACGAGCTCAAAAAACAGGCCGACCTGCTCCCTCGCGGAGAGATTGCCCTCAAATCCCTTGAAGACTGGGGCGCAATAGTCAAAGTCCCGAATCTAGAAGTTGGGATTGACTTTGTAAACAGGATGGCCCCGGAACACTTGGAGCTTGCCTTTGAAGAACCCTGGGGGGCAATAGGCCGGATCAAACACGCAGGTGCGATCTTCATGGGCCACTTTACACCGGAACCGGTGGGTGATTACTTCGCAGGCCCCAACCACGTGCTGCCCACCGTTGGCACCGCACGTTTTTCCTCCGCGCTTTCGGTGCAAACATTTACTAAAAAGACAAGTCTGATCTATACTGACAAGAGCTACGTTGACCGCCACGGCGCTAAGATTGCCAGACTGGCACGCCTCGAAGGACTTGAGGCTCACGCCCGTTCTGTTGAAACAAGATTGAAAAACTGA
- a CDS encoding 16S rRNA (uracil(1498)-N(3))-methyltransferase — protein MARLNSFYLPPENWDAPFVLEGSEAKHLGKVLRTRVGDTVRLFDGCGREGLFIVTEITKSKVQLELGEETYVPDTRNITLAIGWNKSSRRNWILEKSVELQTRGLIFFQSEFSQGKVPAEIKESWNEKLVSAAKQCGNAWMPGLQTVPGSLEKLIETSAQFSNKLFLWEKADNGAVPENAVFSAESTLAVIGPEGGFSPREAELLIENGFKPCSLGKSILRWETAALLCIGAAYLESQK, from the coding sequence ATGGCCAGACTTAATTCATTTTATCTTCCTCCCGAAAATTGGGATGCGCCCTTCGTTCTGGAAGGTAGCGAGGCAAAACATCTTGGAAAGGTTTTGCGTACCCGCGTGGGTGATACCGTGCGTCTTTTTGACGGCTGCGGCCGTGAAGGGTTATTTATCGTAACTGAAATCACCAAGAGCAAAGTCCAACTGGAACTTGGTGAAGAAACATACGTACCGGATACACGCAACATCACTCTTGCCATAGGCTGGAATAAAAGTTCCCGCCGCAACTGGATTCTGGAAAAATCCGTTGAGCTCCAGACTCGCGGACTGATTTTTTTTCAAAGTGAATTCAGTCAAGGCAAGGTTCCTGCCGAGATTAAGGAAAGCTGGAATGAAAAATTGGTTTCAGCTGCAAAGCAGTGTGGTAATGCATGGATGCCCGGACTTCAAACTGTTCCCGGATCACTTGAAAAGCTGATCGAAACTTCCGCCCAATTCAGCAATAAACTTTTCCTATGGGAAAAAGCAGATAACGGTGCAGTGCCTGAAAACGCTGTTTTCAGCGCTGAATCCACATTGGCGGTCATCGGCCCCGAAGGTGGGTTCAGTCCGCGTGAAGCCGAACTGCTGATCGAAAATGGTTTTAAACCCTGCAGTCTCGGAAAATCTATCCTAAGATGGGAAACAGCCGCCCTGCTCTGCATAGGAGCTGCATATCTGGAAAGTCAAAAATAA
- the lysA gene encoding diaminopimelate decarboxylase gives MHHFEVKNNELHAENISITELAKEYGTPLYIYSAATLRRHFEAFDSAFNGLEHMTCYSVKANSNLSVLKLLAEMGAGMDIVSGGELYRALKAGVPASKIVFSGVGKKAYEIAEALKADILMFNVESVGELHRINEVAESMNKVARISFRINPDVDPKTHPYISTGMKKNKFGLDMETAKEAYKTAKELSNISPVGMDCHIGSQLTTIEPFLEALDKLLTFRDELSSMGIEIEHLDLGGGLGITYNEEEPPHPKEFGEALSKALAGTGLKVVLEPGRVIAGNAGILVGEVIYTKKTPTKDFLIVDAAMNDLVRPSLYQSYHRISEVTQNNRPEIDYDVVGPICESGDFLAKDRMLPEMKQGELIAVYSAGAYGFTMSSNYNSRLRAAEIIVDGDDVIVGRRRETYEDLLKLES, from the coding sequence ATGCATCACTTTGAAGTCAAAAATAATGAACTGCATGCTGAAAACATCAGCATAACCGAACTGGCCAAAGAATACGGCACCCCGCTCTATATTTATTCCGCAGCCACCCTGCGCAGGCATTTCGAAGCTTTTGATTCCGCCTTCAACGGGCTGGAGCACATGACCTGCTATTCCGTTAAGGCCAACTCCAACTTGAGCGTGCTCAAATTGTTGGCCGAAATGGGCGCAGGCATGGATATCGTTTCCGGCGGAGAACTCTACCGCGCACTCAAGGCAGGTGTCCCCGCCAGCAAGATCGTATTTTCCGGCGTAGGTAAAAAAGCTTATGAAATTGCCGAAGCGCTCAAGGCTGACATTCTCATGTTCAACGTTGAATCCGTAGGTGAACTGCACCGCATCAACGAAGTTGCCGAGTCCATGAACAAAGTCGCACGCATCAGCTTCCGCATCAACCCGGATGTTGACCCCAAGACCCATCCCTATATCTCCACCGGGATGAAAAAGAACAAATTCGGTCTGGATATGGAAACCGCCAAGGAAGCCTACAAGACTGCCAAAGAGCTTTCCAACATATCCCCCGTCGGCATGGATTGCCACATCGGTTCTCAGTTGACCACCATTGAACCTTTCCTCGAAGCCCTCGACAAGCTTCTCACCTTCCGTGATGAACTGAGTTCCATGGGCATTGAAATTGAACACCTCGATCTGGGCGGTGGACTGGGTATCACTTACAACGAAGAAGAACCGCCTCACCCAAAAGAATTCGGTGAAGCCCTGAGCAAGGCTCTTGCCGGGACCGGACTTAAAGTAGTACTTGAACCCGGACGTGTGATTGCAGGTAACGCAGGAATTCTCGTCGGTGAAGTCATCTACACCAAGAAAACTCCGACCAAAGATTTCCTCATAGTCGATGCTGCAATGAATGATTTGGTACGCCCTTCCCTGTACCAGTCTTATCACCGCATTTCCGAGGTAACCCAGAACAACCGTCCTGAAATTGACTACGACGTTGTCGGCCCCATTTGCGAGTCCGGAGACTTCCTTGCCAAGGATCGTATGCTGCCCGAAATGAAACAGGGTGAGCTCATCGCAGTATACTCTGCAGGAGCTTACGGTTTTACCATGTCTTCCAACTACAACTCCCGCCTGCGCGCAGCTGAAATCATCGTCGATGGCGATGACGTCATCGTGGGCCGCCGTCGTGAGACTTATGAAGATCTGTTGAAATTGGAATCTTAA
- a CDS encoding outer membrane homotrimeric porin, whose translation MKKIAILAVLAAMVLGFAASASAVDLDAKGQFQFQMNIMDNTGSLIPNDKTTNNSNSEDDLNFWFRARTEFRFIANENLWAVLYTEYKNRLGDAHRNYSQTGPTALDAGANDEGLYVKRAYLQYRFPGTEVLTSAGIMSINLPGAAAGSMILGDADLGTFQVETPITDQIALAGAFVRVEDASNGDVGTANTNNKDELDIFYAAAPITIDGLSATPYFAYSLIGKNTTAVAGLQGPAGNALNKDATAWWLGTTFTLDMFDPIVFNADIVYGAVDANQKRNDRSGLLFDASLAYTGLDFVQPKLVFAYTTGEDDKTDNGSERLPVVSNDWAFGTTYFGGSALTSADMDSNEQVGFWTIGLSLEKISFFDKLSHDIHVLYVQGTNDKDLVNSAAKYAAMTNITANGDFLTSEDHVFEVDFNTNYQIYDELAAIVEFGYVDVDLDKGVWEDGAGQNVDFDPSLKFAIGLVYKF comes from the coding sequence ATGAAAAAAATTGCTATTCTCGCAGTCCTGGCCGCTATGGTTCTGGGCTTCGCAGCAAGCGCATCTGCAGTTGATCTGGACGCAAAAGGCCAGTTTCAGTTCCAGATGAACATCATGGACAACACCGGTAGCCTCATCCCTAACGACAAGACTACCAACAACTCTAACAGCGAAGACGACCTGAACTTCTGGTTCCGTGCTCGTACCGAATTCCGTTTCATCGCTAACGAAAACCTGTGGGCAGTCCTGTACACCGAGTACAAGAACCGCCTCGGTGATGCACACCGCAACTACTCCCAGACCGGTCCTACCGCTCTGGACGCTGGTGCTAACGATGAAGGTCTGTACGTAAAACGTGCTTACCTGCAGTACCGTTTCCCCGGCACCGAAGTTCTGACTTCTGCTGGTATCATGTCCATCAACCTGCCCGGCGCTGCTGCTGGTTCCATGATTCTTGGTGATGCTGACCTCGGTACTTTCCAGGTTGAAACTCCCATCACTGACCAGATCGCTCTTGCAGGTGCATTCGTTCGTGTTGAAGACGCTAGCAACGGTGACGTTGGCACTGCTAACACCAACAACAAAGACGAACTGGATATCTTCTACGCAGCAGCTCCCATCACCATTGATGGTCTGTCCGCTACCCCTTACTTTGCATACTCCCTGATCGGTAAAAACACCACTGCTGTTGCAGGCCTTCAGGGTCCCGCAGGTAACGCTCTGAACAAAGATGCTACTGCATGGTGGCTCGGTACTACCTTTACTCTGGATATGTTCGATCCCATCGTTTTCAACGCAGACATCGTTTACGGTGCTGTAGATGCTAACCAGAAGCGCAACGATCGTTCCGGTCTGCTCTTCGACGCATCTCTTGCTTACACCGGTCTGGACTTCGTACAGCCCAAACTGGTTTTCGCCTACACCACTGGTGAAGATGACAAAACTGATAACGGTTCCGAGCGTCTGCCCGTAGTATCTAACGACTGGGCTTTCGGTACCACCTACTTCGGTGGCTCCGCTCTGACTTCTGCTGATATGGACAGCAACGAACAGGTTGGTTTCTGGACCATCGGTCTCTCTCTCGAAAAGATCTCCTTCTTCGACAAACTGAGCCATGATATCCACGTTCTGTACGTACAGGGTACCAACGACAAGGATCTGGTTAACAGCGCTGCAAAATACGCTGCTATGACCAACATCACTGCTAACGGCGACTTCCTGACCTCCGAAGACCACGTTTTCGAAGTTGACTTCAACACCAACTACCAGATCTACGACGAACTGGCAGCTATCGTTGAATTCGGTTACGTTGACGTTGATCTCGACAAAGGCGTATGGGAAGACGGCGCAGGCCAGAATGTTGACTTCGATCCTTCCCTCAAGTTCGCTATTGGTCTCGTTTACAAGTTCTAA
- the mutS gene encoding DNA mismatch repair protein MutS encodes MFEQYMQIKAEYPDSLLFFRMGDFYELFFEDAEIAARELQIALTCRNPKSDDKVPMCGVPHHASRVYLSQLIDKGYTVALCDQLEDPKLTKGLVKRGVTRVFTPGTVVEDDTLSAKDSNYLAALIWDETKSAGGLAWMDFSTGQWSGIQSKNENDLWQWALKISPRELILPQGKTIPGQYCEIDARIAPAPSAGYFNYKSARENVLEAQNVADLDSLDLEDKPQLTQACGALISYLRQTQMQDFDHLGEFTPLNLTKFMILDEVTERNLELFKRLDGKKGKGTLLKVLDKTITPMGGRLLAVRLKQPWREIGPIENNQRAVTFFHNDDSLRSKIRKQLDTVYDLERLSTRVVLGRATPKDFISLRQSLKTLPPIHDLLFEAVSSADEKNPVTPALKTIVNKWDSMTDVSELLERALVDSPPPVITEGGLFRSGFNSELDEFIELTEHGESTLAGLLEKEKNANDLPKLKLGFNKVFGYYFEISKAFKGQIPEYFERRQTLVNSERYITPDLKELEEKLISASDKRKTLEYNLFQKIREEVAQNRGRFMFMADAIAALDFWQGLAEAARANRWSCPEVHSGMEVIIEEGRHPVVEDVQGAANYIPNSLTIDEKRRILLITGPNMAGKSTVLRQVALMGIMAQIGSYIPASSGRIGLMDRVFSRVGASDNLAQGQSTFMVEMMETARILRQASMRSLVILDEIGRGTSTFDGLALAWAVVEELSKRARGGIRTLFATHYHELTSLEGVIDGLRNFNIAVREWKGDILFLRRLVPGPADKSYGIEVAKLAGVPKPVVVRAREILANLEEKSQDMDGQPAHKAPSVQSILPGMLCTGNEKKNEAPPEDHALIKELRNLDVNGLSPIEALTLLNQWKNSLGEN; translated from the coding sequence ATGTTCGAGCAGTACATGCAGATCAAGGCCGAATACCCTGATTCTCTGCTATTTTTTCGCATGGGAGACTTTTATGAACTTTTTTTTGAGGACGCTGAAATAGCAGCGCGAGAATTGCAGATCGCTCTGACCTGCCGCAATCCCAAATCGGATGATAAAGTTCCCATGTGCGGAGTTCCGCATCATGCATCACGGGTTTATCTTTCTCAATTAATAGATAAAGGTTACACCGTTGCACTTTGCGACCAGCTTGAAGATCCCAAACTGACCAAGGGACTTGTAAAAAGAGGGGTAACAAGGGTTTTCACCCCCGGAACAGTAGTTGAAGACGACACTCTTTCTGCCAAAGACAGTAACTATCTCGCCGCCCTGATCTGGGATGAAACAAAATCAGCAGGTGGGCTGGCATGGATGGATTTTTCGACCGGGCAATGGAGTGGTATCCAGAGTAAAAATGAAAATGATCTCTGGCAATGGGCATTAAAAATCAGTCCTCGGGAGCTGATCCTTCCTCAAGGTAAGACCATTCCCGGTCAGTACTGTGAAATTGATGCCCGCATAGCCCCGGCCCCTTCTGCCGGGTATTTCAACTACAAATCCGCAAGGGAAAACGTCCTTGAAGCGCAGAATGTTGCTGATCTGGATTCACTGGATCTTGAAGATAAACCTCAGCTGACCCAAGCCTGTGGAGCACTCATTTCCTATCTGCGTCAGACCCAGATGCAGGACTTTGACCATCTTGGAGAATTTACGCCCCTGAATCTGACCAAGTTCATGATTCTGGATGAAGTTACCGAGCGCAACCTTGAACTTTTCAAAAGACTGGACGGTAAAAAGGGCAAAGGCACCCTGCTTAAAGTACTCGACAAGACTATCACCCCCATGGGCGGGCGTTTGCTTGCCGTACGCTTGAAACAGCCTTGGCGGGAGATAGGCCCCATTGAAAACAACCAGCGTGCGGTAACTTTTTTTCATAATGACGATTCCCTGCGTTCTAAAATCAGAAAACAGCTGGATACAGTCTACGATCTGGAGCGGCTTTCCACCCGCGTGGTACTGGGCCGGGCAACACCTAAAGATTTTATCAGCCTGCGGCAGAGCCTGAAGACACTTCCCCCGATTCATGATCTGTTGTTTGAGGCAGTCTCAAGCGCTGATGAAAAGAATCCGGTTACTCCGGCTTTGAAGACCATTGTAAATAAATGGGATTCAATGACCGATGTGTCAGAACTTCTGGAGCGGGCCCTTGTGGACTCCCCACCCCCGGTGATTACCGAAGGCGGACTCTTCAGGAGCGGATTCAACTCAGAACTCGACGAATTCATTGAGCTTACCGAGCACGGTGAATCAACTCTTGCCGGATTGCTTGAAAAAGAAAAAAATGCCAACGACCTGCCCAAGCTGAAACTGGGATTCAACAAGGTTTTCGGATATTATTTTGAAATTTCCAAAGCTTTTAAAGGACAGATCCCCGAGTATTTCGAACGTCGTCAAACACTTGTAAACAGCGAACGTTATATCACACCGGATCTCAAGGAGCTGGAAGAAAAACTAATTTCCGCCTCTGATAAACGCAAGACTTTGGAATACAATCTTTTTCAAAAAATCAGGGAAGAAGTAGCCCAAAACCGTGGTCGCTTCATGTTCATGGCCGATGCCATCGCTGCCCTTGATTTCTGGCAGGGTCTTGCGGAAGCAGCACGGGCCAACCGCTGGTCCTGCCCGGAGGTACACTCCGGTATGGAAGTAATTATCGAAGAAGGACGCCACCCCGTCGTCGAGGATGTGCAGGGAGCTGCAAACTACATCCCCAACAGCCTGACAATAGATGAAAAACGGCGTATCCTGCTCATAACCGGACCTAACATGGCCGGTAAGTCCACGGTACTCCGGCAGGTAGCACTCATGGGTATCATGGCCCAGATCGGCTCCTACATTCCGGCTAGCAGCGGGCGAATCGGACTTATGGACCGCGTTTTTTCCCGTGTCGGCGCATCGGACAATCTCGCACAGGGCCAGTCAACCTTCATGGTCGAGATGATGGAGACCGCCCGTATTCTGCGTCAGGCATCCATGCGCAGTCTGGTCATTCTTGATGAAATAGGTCGCGGAACCTCCACTTTTGACGGACTCGCTCTGGCCTGGGCAGTGGTTGAGGAACTTTCCAAACGCGCACGGGGCGGTATCCGTACCCTCTTTGCCACTCATTATCATGAGTTGACCTCGCTTGAGGGAGTAATTGACGGCTTGCGTAATTTTAATATTGCAGTACGTGAATGGAAAGGGGACATCCTCTTTTTACGCAGACTGGTCCCCGGCCCTGCTGATAAAAGTTACGGTATCGAGGTTGCAAAGCTTGCCGGGGTACCCAAGCCTGTAGTAGTCAGGGCAAGGGAAATTCTTGCGAATCTGGAAGAAAAATCGCAGGATATGGACGGACAACCTGCGCATAAGGCCCCGTCCGTGCAATCAATCCTGCCGGGAATGCTCTGCACCGGAAATGAAAAGAAAAATGAAGCTCCGCCCGAAGATCACGCACTGATCAAAGAACTGCGCAATCTTGACGTGAACGGACTTTCACCTATAGAAGCCCTTACCCTTCTGAATCAGTGGAAAAACTCGCTTGGAGAAAATTGA
- a CDS encoding LapA family protein, producing the protein MRYLKVLALVVLFFLSMVFFIQNTPELSKEVTLSIELFSYKFMSQPLPYYLLILIAFAAGSVLCLLYFMADKIRLSGQLRTCRTRMANLEQEVNSLRNLPLDEGNYPSAEESEEKASE; encoded by the coding sequence ATGCGTTACTTGAAGGTTTTGGCTCTGGTAGTTCTCTTTTTCCTTTCCATGGTATTCTTTATCCAGAATACTCCCGAACTTTCCAAGGAAGTAACTCTGTCCATAGAACTGTTTAGCTACAAGTTCATGAGCCAGCCTCTTCCGTACTACCTCTTGATCCTGATTGCGTTTGCTGCAGGTTCCGTACTCTGTCTGCTCTACTTCATGGCTGACAAAATCCGTCTTTCCGGTCAGCTCCGCACCTGCCGCACCAGAATGGCCAACCTTGAGCAGGAAGTTAACTCTCTGCGCAACCTGCCCCTCGATGAGGGGAACTATCCCTCCGCAGAAGAAAGCGAAGAGAAAGCTTCTGAATAA